In Halolamina litorea, the genomic window ACGGCTTCCGGGTCGTCGACGTCCATACCCGGTTGGACCCCGACGAGGAGGCCGTTGCCGTCCGCGGGCGCCAGGTCTCGCCCGAGCGGCTGGAGCGGGAGATGCACCAAGCGGGTGTCGAGCGCGCGGCGGCCTCGCCCGGGCGGACCCCCCGCGGGGAGGGCTACCTCCGCGCGAACAACGCCGTCGCGCGGCTGAGCATCGACCGCCCGATCATCGCGTTCGCCCGACTCGGCGGCCCGCGGAGCGTCAAGCGCGTCGTCGGCCCGCTGGTCAACGCCGTCTCGCGCCCGCGGTCCCACCACACCACCGCCGGCGACGTGGAGCAGTACGCCTACGACGACCGCTACCACGGTTTCACGCTGGACCCCGCCCACGACGGGCTCCCCACGGAGCCAGTCCTCGACGAACTCGCCGCGACCGACGACCCCGTGGTCGTCCACGGCGGCGAGCAGTACCCCCCGAGTGCCGTCGCCGAGACGCTCCTCGACCGGGGGTTCCCGGTCGTGTTGAGTTCCTTCGGTGGCTACCCGCTCAACGAGGACCTGATGCGCTCGGCGCTCGACCTGCTTGGCGAGTACGACGACCTCTACCTCGACACGGCGTACGTCCCTGACCGGGACGTGCTGGAAAAGGGGCTGCTCGAACACCCCGACCGGATCCTGTTCGGCAGCGGCGCGCCGTCGGTCCACCCGAACGTCGGCGTCATGGAGATCCTCACCCTCGACGTGCCCGAGGATGCGATGCGCCGGGCGTTCACGAAGAACCCCGCGCGGGTGGTCCCCGGGCTGTTGCCGGACCTGTGAGTCTCTGAGGCGGCTGACTATCGCCGCCATCCACTTCCGACACCGGCGGCTGCCCGTCGCCGCCATCCACTTCCGACACCGGCGGCTGCCCGTCGCCGCCATCCACTTCCGACACCGGCGGCTGCCCGTCGCCGCCATCCACTTCCGACACCGGCGGCTGCCCGTCGCCGCCTCCTACTTTCGCCAATCGTACACGGCAACCGCCCGCTCGCGCTCCAAGGAGAGTCCGTTCGGGTTTCGTGCGGGCGTCCGGTCCCGGGCCCGCGCCGTGAGGCCGTCTGCGCTCCCACGGGCCATCCCGGTCACGACGCCCCGGCCGTTGCTGAACCACGACGTCGGCGTCCCGTCGCCCCCCAACACCGCCCGTGCGGCGTCGGCGGCGTCGGCGGCCGCGTGTGAGAGGGTCCGGCGCGCGACGGTCGGCCGCGGGCCGTAGTTCTTCGTCAGCCGGTAGCTGAGCGAGCGGTACTTCCAACTCCGGTCGTGTTCGTCCGGCCCGTGGGGCTGTGGGCCCCCGGGTGCGGCGTCCTCGCTCCGTGTCGCCGCCATCGAATCGAGCCACGCGACCTCGTTTCCGGCGCCCGCGAGTCGGTGGGCGGCGTCCCGTGCGCCCCCGACAGCGAGGTACTCGTCGAAGCCGTCGAGGGTGTGACGCAGCGTCGCCGCCCGGAACGCGACGTTGTCCCCGCTGAAGTAGGTCACCTCGCGACCGGCGATCGTTCGGCGTTCCGGCTCCGTGGCCGAGTCCCCGCGTTCGCCGTGGCTGATGGGGCCGCTGACCGCACTCGCCGCCGCGAGCCCGTCCCGGATCGCGTCGGCCCAGCCCTCGGCGATCCGGAGGTCGAACCCGAGCAGGGCGATCGCGTCGCCGCTGGCGACGGCGGTCCCGGCGTTGCGGGCGACGTTGATACAGCGGTCGGCGATCTCCACCAGCACGTCCACGTCGTCGCGCTCTCGCACCATCCCGGTGGTGCCGTCCGCCGAGGGGCCGTTGACGACGACCACCTCCGCGCCGGGCGCCCGGGCCGCCAGCGAGTCGAGGCTGGCCGCGAGGCGGTCCCGGCCGTTGAGCGTCGGGACCACTACCGAGAGATCCATACCCGACTCTCACCGGGGCGAAACTTAAAACGTGGTCGGCCGCGCCTGCCGAACCCTTACGTCCTACCGGCGCGAGCGGCCGAACGTGATACCTGAGTCTCACGTCGACATCTTCGAGTCCGAATCGTTCGCGCACTTCTCGACGATCGGTCCCGACGGCGTCCCGCACGTCACCCCCGTCTGGGTCGACCACGAGGACCGTGAGTACGTGCTGGTCAACACCGCCCGCGGCCGCCGAAAGGAGAAGAACGTCCGGCACAACCCCAAAGTCGGCCTCTCGGTCACCGACCCCGACGACGGCTACCGCTACGTCGCCGTCCGCGGCGAGGCCGAGATGACCGAGGAGGGCGCCAAGGACCATATCGACAAACTCGCCCAGCGCTACTTCGGACAGGAGGAGTACCCACACCACGGTGAGGAGTCCGGCCCGCGCGTGCTCATCAAGATCCCGACCGAGCGAATCATGACGAGCGGCTGACTAGTCGACGCCCCTCGATGGGTCCCTGACGGCCTGCACGGCCAGCGCCGACCGCCCTGTCGGCGTCGCCGCCCCCGGTTCGGCAAGCAGTACGGTTTTAGTGTTCGGCCCGTGACTGCCGATAGCGTGAAAGGGAAGGAGTGGTACCAGGCCGACGATGTCGCCGAGGAGTACGACGCAAAGCGGTTCTCCCGCGGCGGCCGCCTGATCGACCGCCGGGAGAAGCAGGCAGTACTCGATGCGATCGGCCCCGTCGAGGACCGGAGCGTACTGGAGATCGCCTGCGGTACCGGCCGGTTTACCGTGATGATGGCCGAACGCGGCGCGGATATCGTCGGACTGGACATCTCCGAGGCGATGCTGGCCCAGGGGCGGGCGAAGGCCCACAAGGCCGGCGTCGACGACCACGTGGAGTTCATGCGCGGCGACGCCGCGCGGCTCCCCTTCCCCGACGATCACTTCGACACGGTGGTGGCGATGCGCTTCTTCCACCTCGCACCCACCCCGCGGAAGTTCATGGCCGAGATGGCCCGCGTCTCGAAGGAACAGGTCTTTTTCGACACGTTCAACGACTTCAGCACGCGGGTGCTCTACAACCGGCTGCTGCCGATGGGCTCACACCTCTACGGCCGCGACGAGGTCCACGATCTGCTCGACTCCGCGGGCCTCGAACTGGCCGACGCGGAACACGACTTCGTCCTGCCCTACGGCTTCTACCGCAAGATACCCGACGCGATGGCCGGGCAGTTCCGCCGCCTCGACACCGCCATCGGCGGCTCCTCGCTCGGGGAGAAGCTCTGCTCGGTCTCCTGGTGGAACGCCCGCGTCGAGTAGCTACTCCTCGAGTATCTCGCCGACCGCGAAGTTCGACTTCACTTCCGAGACCTCGATCTTCACCCGCTCGCCCACTTCCGCGCCGGGGACGATGATCACGTAGCCGCGCTCGACGCGAGCGATGCCGTCGCCCTGTTTGCCGATGTCCTCGACTTCGACGTAGCGGACCTCGCCGCGCTCGACCGGCGGCTGTGGCTCGCCATCGGCCGCCCGCTGGCTCGTCGTCGACTGCGTCGCCCCGTCGCCGTCGCCGCCGTTCGTGTCGCCGTTGATCAGGGCCACTCGGTAGGTATCCCCGGAGGAGAGCGACCCGCGCTCGATCTCGCGTTTCGGTACCTCGACGACGTACCGCTCGCCTTCTTCCCGGACCGTCGCACTGAACAGACAGAGGAGTTCGTCGGAGATTTCCATAGCTAAGACTCGGATACGACCAGTCGGCCCTGCGTAATATGTGTACCGCTCTCACGGGGCTCGTGAACGCCGCTGTCCCCCGACTACCGCCCGACCGGCGTCCCGTCGGGCCGCTTGGCGCCCTCGGAGTCGTGGACGACGACGTCGCCGTCGCCGACGCTCGCGGGCTCGTACTGCTCGCGGAGCGCGATGGCCTCCTCCAGTTCCCGGATCGCCCGCTCTTTCAGCGCGGCCGCGAGCTCCTCGGCCTCCTCGCGGGGGATGTCGCGACCCAACCCCTCACACTCGTGGGCCCGAACGAGACCCTCGCTGTCGACGGGTTCCCCGGCGGGCTCGGCGGTGCCGTCGAGGGCGACGCTGAAGGGGTAGGTCTCACAGATAAGCGGCCGGCTCTCGTGGACCGTACACGCCCCGAGCCCGTCCTCCTCGGCGTAGAACGCGCAGTCGCCGCAGGCGTCGTTCTGCAGCGCCCACTCGAACGTCTCGCCCTCGGGACCGTCCTCGCCCTCCGAGAGGCCGTAGGGCATCGGGCGGGCCACGTCGCGCCACTCCCGTTCCTCCCCCGCGCCGTCGCCGGCCTCCTGCAGCCGACGGACCTCGTCGGGAAACACTGTCGCCGTGTGGGGTTCCGTTTCGCCCGACTCGGTCTCCTCCCGCGTACAGCAGGCGCCACAGCGCGTACACTCGAAGCCGATCGACTCGATCGCGTCTGCCAACTCGGCCTCGTCGAGCGCGCGCGCCCGGTCGAGTTCCTGCGTCAGGGACACGGTCGGACTCGGCGCCCGGTTCGGAAAACGTCGTCGCCGCGTCGCGGCCCCCCCGGATCCACGGCCGCGAGCAGGTAACGCGCGGCGACCCTCGAGACGATGGTGGTCTCGCGGCCGTTCCCGGCTACGATCGCCCGACGCGACCGTGTGCTGGGTCCCACGTCACCGACCCTTCGACGGCCAGCTTCTCGACGTGAGCCAGCACGGTCGCCCGCGCGAGGTCCCGGACGCCGGTGAGGTCCTTCTCGTAGGCGGCGTCGAGCACGGCGTCGATGTCGGCGGCGCCGCCCCGGACCGCCGAACGCACCGATCGCTCCCGCCGGAGTCTGTGAGCGATCAGCCGTTCGAGGCTCTCTCGCGGCGTGGGGCCGTCGCTGCCCGTCCCCGCCACCATCGTCGGCCCGTGGCCGGGAAGCAGTCGATCGGGGTTCCGCGCCCACAGTCGCCTGAGCGCGGTGAGGTACGCCCGCAGGTCGCCCTCGGGCGCGCCGACGACGACGCTCCCCTCGGCGACGGCGAGGTCCCCGGAGATCACGCCCCCGTCGGGGAGTTCGAACGCGACGTGATCGACCGCGTGTCCGGGTGTGTCGAGCACCGTCACCGCGCCGGCGCCGGTGGTGATCTCGCTCTCCTCCCCGATCCGTCGGTCGGCGTCGACGCCCGTCGCGGCGGCGAAGCGGTCGGGTCGGCGAGCGAGTAGTTCGGCGCCCGTTTCCGCGGCGTAGTCGGCGACGGCGCCGACGTGGTCCGGGTGGGTGTGTGTCAGCGCGATCGTGCCGATTTCGCGTTCGTCGACGAGCGCGTCGAGTTCGGCAGTTCGGCCCGCAGGGTCGACCAGGAGCGCCGGGTCGTCGCCGACGAGGTAGGCGTTGGTCGCCCCCGTCGGTGCTCGGGTCTCGACAGGGACGGAGACGCGCTCGACCGGCGTTCGACCGCTCATCAGTCCGCGCGGCCGCTCGGCTCGAACGTCCGGGTCACGTCGACCTCGGCGTCGCCGACGGTAGCGAACCGGGAGAGGTCCACCTCAGCCACCTCGTCGACCTCCGCGACCGACTCGTAGGGCCGGGAGACGACGATGTCGCCCGCTCGGCCGCTGCTGACGCCCGGGATCGTCGTCAGTTCGTCCATCGACGCCGCGTTCACGTCGAGCGGGTAGGGGACGCCCGTCACCGAGCGGTAGCCGTGGTCGACGATGGCCACGTCGATGGCCCGACCCAGTTCGCGTTCGCCGGGGATGCCGACCAGCAGCGGGTAGGTACCCAACTGCCGGCCGAACGTCTTGCCGTCCTGATGGTACTCCAGATGGACGTTCGGCAGGACGGTGCCGGGCGGCGCGACGCGCTGGAGCATCGGGTTGTCGACCTGCTCCCGGACGGCCTTCTTGTAGTCCTGGAACTGCGCCTTGTGTTCCTTGGCGATATCCGCCCCCGTGTCACCCATCTCGGTGCCGGCGAAGGCCATCACCTGCCGGATGTTGATCCGGCGGAGCATCAGCCCCTCGTCGTACACCTGCCGCAAAAAGCGGCGGTTGTGGTCGTACGTCTCCGGCCGTTCCCCTTGGAGGCCGTGGACGAGGTTGATTCCCGGCAGCAGCTTCGGCAGGCGGTTCTCGGCGGGCCGCCAGCCGCCGGCTTCGTTGACGATCCGGACCGCCTCCAGACACTCCTCGGCGGTGACGAGGAGGTTGTTCTGCTCCTGCACCACGGGATCGGCGCTTTCGAGGCCGAACGCGGCGGTGTCGCCGGGCGTGTTGTGCTCGGCGATGATCTCGATGGCCTCCTTCGAGGCCTCGGGGTAGTCCGTGATCGTCACGGGGTTCATGTTGTCGAGGTGGAGCGTCCCGAGGTCGGGCGCCACCTCGCGGATGCCGCCGTAGAGCTCCTGCAGCGCGTCGGGGTTGGGGGCCTCGCCGTCGCCGCCGAACGCGAGGATGTCGGCCTGTCGGCCGAGTCGGAAGTGCTCGACGCCGTGATCGGAGAGCCGGTCGACCTCCTCGACGACGGAGCCGGGGGTCCGGAACGCGGGGTTACCGTACAGCGGCTCCGTACAGAACGAACAGCGGTACGCACAGCCCCGCGAGGTCTCGAGTTCGGCGATGAGGTAGTCGGGGTGGTTGGGGTGCTGTTCGACGACGAACGCGCCCTTGGAGGCCCAGCGGTCCAGTTCCTCGTTGTCCCGCATCCGGTTGTTGAACCCTTCGAGCCCGGAGTCGACGAGGTCGTAGGCGGCGGCCTCGATGTCGCCCTTGGCGACGAACTCGTAGTCGAGGTCCTTGCGCTCCATGTCCTGTGCGCCGGCGTTCTCCTCGCCGACGCCGAAGCGGACGGGGCCGCCCAGCAGGGTGACGCCGTCGGCGGTCCACGCCAACTCCTTCACCTCGTCTGGCTCGGCGGGGGTGCCGCCGACGTACTTCCCGGGGACGGTCATGCCGCCGACGTAGACGAACAGATCGGCGTCGGCCACGTCGCCCCACTTCATCCGGTCCTCCCGGAGTTCGTCGATGGTGTGGTAGGTGATCGACTCTTCGGGGACGCCGGCGTCGACGAGCGCGCCGGCGGTGAATCGGGGGTACGTCGAGATGTAGGGGGGTACCCCGAAGTGGGCCGGCTCGTCGACGTAGCCGTCGACGATGGTGACGGAGAGCGAACCGGGGTCGGTCATGGACGGGCTTGTCGGTGGAGGGGTAAAACGCGTGTGGTGCGGGTCGTGAGCGGTTCAGACACAGCAACAGTCCTCAGACGTAGATGTACCCCTCGCGCTCGTCGTACCGACCTCGCTCCACCGCGAACCCCGACTCGACCGCCCGCAGTGCCGCCGCCGCAGCGACGACGGCGTCCAGCGCGTCGCCGCCGGTGTTCTCGACGACGGTCTCGCGGTCCGCGTCGTCGACGGTCAGGTCCGCCGCCGCGAGCAGGCCATCGAGGTTCCGCCGTCGAGCCTCCCGTTCCGCCTCACTCGCGCCCTTGTAGTTGCGTCGCTGGAGTCCAAGCCGACCCAGCACGCCCGCCGGATAGGTCTCAAGCAGCGTCAGCGGCGCCTCGAACGACTGCTCCTGCATCGGCGCCACCGTGGCGACCGCCTCCCCGCCGTCACTCCCGCGGACCAGCGGCGCCAGCACGTCCCGGACGCCGTAGTACGTGATCGTGCTCCCGATGAAGCCGTACGGCGAACTCGCCCCGACGGGACCGTCGGTCTCGCGTTTCAGGAACGCCCGCTCGCCGCCGGTCGCCTCCCGGGTTCGCTGTTTCCCCCAATCCTCGAACCCATCGGGGTCCGCACAGTCGGCCGGCGGGAACGAATCGAGGAACGCCCCCCAGTCCGCTGGCGGGTCGTCGACGGCGTCGAGGAGCGTCGACGGCAGCCCGAAGGAGAAGTCGAGCCCCACGGCGGCGGGCTCGCGCTCGCGGAGCCAGTCGACGAGGCCGGCGTGGGTTTCTGCTTGGCCGGACACGTCGCCGTCGAGGACCGACTTCGCGGTCCCGAGCGTCCCGATGTCGAGTCCGTCGTCGGTCAGTCGGCCGCCGGCGATCCAGACGTTCCGTTCGGCGTCCGTCGCGCCGCTGAAGTCGACGCCGTAGACGAACTCGGGAGTCATAGATCTCCTTCGGCCCGCCCGCGAAAAGGGGTACCGCCCGCGTCAGTCCGCGCTCGCCGCGGTCGTGCCGTCGTCGGCGCCGACCGAGGCCAGTTCGCCCTGCGAATCGAGGGCTTCCTCCAGCAGTTCGGCCACGTCGACGATCTCGAGGTCGTCCTCGAAGCCGCCGGTCTTGCGGCCGTCCTCGAACATCGTCGTACACATCGGGCAGGCAACGACGAACTTCTCGATCTCGCCGGCCGCGGCGGTGTCCTCGACGCCCTCGCGGAGGCGCTCCTCGCTGGGTTTGGGCTCGTCGTCGAACTCCATCCAGAGGCCGCCGCCGCCGCCGCCACAGCAGAACGAGTCGTCGCGGCTGCGGGGCATCTCGTGGAGCTCACAGCCCGTCGCCTCGATCAGGCTGCGGGGTGCCTCGTACTCGCCGTTGTACCGGCCGAGGTGACACGGGTCGTGATAGGTGACGGTGTAGTCGAGGTTCGCACCCGAGAGGTCGAGCCGGCCGGCGTCGACGAGGTCCGAGACGACCTGCGTCCAGTGGAACACGCCGATCTCGCCGTCGGCGTTCCACTCCTCGTCGTAGTCAAAGGGCATCACGGGGTCGTCGGCGAACTCCGCGAAGTCGAGTTCCGGGTACTCGTTCTTGATCGTGTTGAACGAGTGGGGGTCCGTACAGACGATCTGGTCGAACTCACACTCCTCGAAGGACTCGACGTGGTGGCCCGCCAGTTCGAGGTAGAGGAACTCCTCGCCGGTCCGGCGGATGTCGTTGCCGTCGTACTTCTCGTCGTCGAACAGGATGCCGAAGCTCACGTCGGCGGCCTCGAAGACCCGGGCCAGTGCCCGGGCGACCTTCTTGTTCCGGTCGTCGAAGCTCGGGTAGTCGCCGACGTACCAGAGGTAGTCGACTTCCTCCTCGCGGGCGTCGGTGACCTCGAAGTCGAGGTCGTCGGACCAGTCGCCGCGCTTGCGGTTGGGGTCGCCGAACGTGTTGCCCTTCTGCATCACGTCCTGATACACGTCCTGCATCTCGCTGTTCACTTGGCCGGTGTCGACGAGCTGGCGGTTCATCTTCGTGAAGCTCGTCAGGTGCTCGATGTCGACGGGGCAGGCGTCCATGCAGGCCATACAGGAGAGACAGGACTCCATCGTGCCCGCGTCGATGACCGACTCGCCGCCGTCGGCGACGATGTCGATCTCCTCGCCGCCGGCGTCGAGGTCCTCGCGGTAGCTCTTCAGGTCGAGGATCACGTCGCGCGGGTCGAGGTCCCGTCCGGAGGCGTTGGCCGGACAGACCGACGAACAGCGCCCACACTTCGTACAGGCGTCCTGATCCAGCGTCTCGCTCCAGGTGAAGGAGTCGATGGACTCGGCGCCAGTGTCGGCGTCGAGGTCCGCCGGAACCGAGGGGAGGCGGGCGCCTGCCTTGTCGTCGCTGACGACGACGTTGGCGAAACTGGAGATCATGTGGAACGGCTTGGCGTAGGGGACGAACGCCACGAAGCCGAACGCGATCAGCGAGTGGGACCACCAGCCCCACCAGTAGAGCGACTCGGCGCCGGCGGCGTCGATACCGACCGCTTGGACGACCATCCCGACGAAGTAGCCGACGAAGCTCACCGTCTCGAACTCGGGGAAGCCAGTCGCGCGGATGCGCAGGCCTTCGAGCACGTAGCCGCCGACGCCCAGCACGAACAGCGTCCAGACGAAGGCGTCGTCCTCCAGACTCGTGTGTTTGCCCCAGAGCCGGCCGTCACGCTCGCCGTAGCGCCGGTAGATGGCCATACCGACGCCGACGACGAACAGCAGCCCCATCGCGTCCATCACCAGCGAGTAGGCGAGGTAGAACTCCCCCTCGAAGAAGGAGGTGCCCATCACGGTGCGGTAGACGTCGATGTCGAACCCGAGGATGGTCGTCCCGATCAGCAGCGTGAGGAACCCCCAGAGGATGAAGGCGTGCATCACGCCGGCGTAGCGGTCGCGGTCGAACTGCTTGCGGTTCGAGAGCACCGTTCCGGCGGCGTCGACGACGCGGCCCGGCAGGTCGTCGAGCCGCGGGAACGGGTCCTCCTTGGCCCGCGCGTAGCGCTGGAAACGCTCGTAGACGCCGACGGCGAACACCAGGATCGCCGCCGCCGCGAGGAAGTAGAAGGCCGCCTTCCCCGTCGGCGATATCGTCCAGAACGTCTCGCGCGTCTGTGCGATCATACCTCAGTAGCTGCGCCGCCGCCGGCAAAATGCTGCCGACTGCCGACGACCGACAGCGGGCGAACGGTGAAGTGCTCGCCGGCCGACATCCGGGCCGTGCCCCTCCACCCCCGCCGCGCGGCCGCCCCGCTACTCGCCGCGCTGTTCCCGCTCCTCTGGCTCCTGAACCGCGAACGATCTCTCGGCGCGGCAGGGATCGCACCGGACCTCCTGCGCACCGCGCTCCTCGTCGTCGCCGCCGTCGTCGTCGCCGTCACGGTCGCCGCCGTTCTCACACCGCGACTCCCCGAGCCGTCGTCGCTCCCCGGCCCCCTCCGACCGATCGTCGCCCCCGCCGACGCCGTGCTGGCCATCGTCGGAACCCTCACGGCTGCACTCGGTCTGTTCGTCCTCCTCGGCATTCTCCTCCCGTCGCCGCTCGACCCCGTCGCCGTCGCTCTGGGCGTCCTGCTCGGCTGGCCGCTCTCCCTCACGTGGAGCCTCACGGTGGTCGTCGGGAACGCCCTGCTCCCGGCGTCCGCGTACTTCCCCGCCGAACTGCTGGCCACCGTCCTCGGCACGGCCCTCTCGGCGCTGTGGCTGTTCGTGCTCGCTGGCTGGCTCGCCCGGCTCGTCGGTCGGGAGGCCGTTCAGAGGAACGTGTAGGCCGCCAACCCAACAGCCAGCGCCAGCGCCGGCGCGTCGACGCCGCCGACGGCCAGCCGGGGGAGCGTCGCGTTCCACGAGAAACAGCGCGCCGAGAGCGCCGTCGCCAGTCGGTCGGAACGGGCGAACGCTCGCCGGAGTCCCGCGGCGCCGACGCTCGTGAGTCGCTCCTGCGTCGGCCGCTGGTCGCCGAGCCGCGCTTTCTCGGCGTCGCGGATCGCCGCGAGGTCCTGTCGGAGCAACGGGAGAAAGCGGAACACCAGCCCCACGCCGGCGCCGAGCAGCCGCCCCGGCTTCCCCGGGATCGCCCACTGGACCGCCGCGCGGGACTCCCGCGCCGACGTGGTCCGCACGCAGCCCGCGGCGACGGCGACGATCAGGAGGGTTCGATAGCTCGCCAACAGCGGATCGACGGCGGCCCCCAAATCGATCCAGGGCGGCCCGAGCGTCACCAGTTCGAACAGCACCGCCGCGGCCAGCAGCGGGAGGAGGTAGCGGAAATCGTGGAGCACCGATCCGGGGTGGAGCCGTGCGCTCCAGAGCGCTGCGGCAGTCACGCCCGTCAGAACCGTCAGCCCACGCGGGTCGGTGTGGGCGAACGCTGCGGCGGCGAAGGCGAGTTGCACGCCGAGCTTGGTTCGCGGGTCGAGTCGGTGTGCGAGCGTGTCGCCAGGGGCGTAGCCGAGCATCGGTCAGGCCCGCTCGAAGCCGTCGGGCACGCGAATGCCGTACTCGGGGAGGTCGTCGACCGCCTCGGCCGGATCGGCGTCGACGACGACCACGCCGTCGTCGAGACAGACCACGCGCTCGGCGTCGCCCAGCAGGTCCCGGAGGTCGTGGGTGACGACGATCAGGCCGGTCCCGTCGGCGTGGAGGTCGCGCAGGCGGTCGAGCAGTCGGTCGCGCGCGGGTGCGTCGAGCCCGGTGAACGGCTCGTCCAGCACGAGATAGGCGGGCTCCATCGCCAGCGCGCCCGCCACCGCGAGGCGCTCGCGCTCGCCGCCCGAGAGCGTCTCGATCCGGTCGTCCTCGCGGCCGTCGAGGCCGACGGCCGAGAGCGCCCGTTCCGCCCGGCGGTCGATCTCGCCGTGGCCGAGGCCGAGGTTCTCCGGGCCGAAGCGTACGTCGCCGCCGACGGTCGCCGCGACGAACTGGTCGCGGGGGTCCTGAAACGCCATCCCGACGGTCGTGCGGGCTGCCACGGGGTCATCGCTCGCGTCGACGCCGTCGACGAGGACGCGGCCCGAGTCGGGTTCGAGCAGGCCGTTCAGGTGCCGGACGAGCGTCGACTTTCCGGAGCCGTTCGAGCCACAGAGCACGAGGAACTGGCCGTCCGGTACCGTGAGCGAGACGCCGTCGACGGCGGGGTCGGCGCGCTCGTCGCCATCGCCGTCGCCGTACCGGTGGGTCACCGAGTCGAGTTCGAGCACGTCAGGTCGCGCTGATTTCGTCCGATCGAACAATCCCCACGGCGGCGGCGACCTTCACCGCTTCAGCGGGAACGAACGCGAGGCCGGCGCCGACGACGGCGGCGACGAGGCTCGTGTCGAGGTAGTACCAGTAGACCGGAACGCCGAAGCCGTAGATGACGACCACGCCGGCGGCCATCGCGCCCACCAGCCGCGCGAGCGAGGCGCCCTCGGGATCGACGAGGCCGTCGGTGCCGTGGATCAGCGCGCCGATCAGGGCGGCGGCGACGGGGTAGGAGAGCAGGTAGCCGCCCGTCGGGCCGAACAGTTGGCCGAGGCCGGCGGCGCCGCCCGAGAAGACGGGAGCGCCGAGCACGCCGGCCAGCAGGTAGAGCGCCATCGCGAAGCCGCCCCACGCCGGGCCGAGGAAGATGCCGGCGAGGAACACGCCGAGCACCTGTGCGGTGACCGGGACCGCGGGGTTCAGCGGGTTCGGGAACGAGACGAACGCGAACGCCCCCATCAGCGCCGCCAGCAGCGCCGCGCGGGCGAGGTTCGCGGCCACGTCGTCGCCGACGAGGTCCACGGAGTCGGATGCGGTTGCCATACACGACCGTTCCCGTAAACCGACCTTAACGCTACGGTTTACAGATGGGCCCACCCACACCCTTATTCGGCCGTAGCCCCTCGTACCGGGCCGATGGACGAGCAAACCGAGGAGCTACGGGACCTGTTCGTCGAGACCACCGGCGAGGAGTCGGTGACGGAGGGGCAGACCGCCGAGCGCGGCGAC contains:
- a CDS encoding PPOX class F420-dependent oxidoreductase, with product MIPESHVDIFESESFAHFSTIGPDGVPHVTPVWVDHEDREYVLVNTARGRRKEKNVRHNPKVGLSVTDPDDGYRYVAVRGEAEMTEEGAKDHIDKLAQRYFGQEEYPHHGEESGPRVLIKIPTERIMTSG
- a CDS encoding YkgJ family cysteine cluster protein, whose product is MSLTQELDRARALDEAELADAIESIGFECTRCGACCTREETESGETEPHTATVFPDEVRRLQEAGDGAGEEREWRDVARPMPYGLSEGEDGPEGETFEWALQNDACGDCAFYAEEDGLGACTVHESRPLICETYPFSVALDGTAEPAGEPVDSEGLVRAHECEGLGRDIPREEAEELAAALKERAIRELEEAIALREQYEPASVGDGDVVVHDSEGAKRPDGTPVGR
- a CDS encoding DUF429 domain-containing protein, with translation MTPEFVYGVDFSGATDAERNVWIAGGRLTDDGLDIGTLGTAKSVLDGDVSGQAETHAGLVDWLREREPAAVGLDFSFGLPSTLLDAVDDPPADWGAFLDSFPPADCADPDGFEDWGKQRTREATGGERAFLKRETDGPVGASSPYGFIGSTITYYGVRDVLAPLVRGSDGGEAVATVAPMQEQSFEAPLTLLETYPAGVLGRLGLQRRNYKGASEAEREARRRNLDGLLAAADLTVDDADRETVVENTGGDALDAVVAAAAALRAVESGFAVERGRYDEREGYIYV
- a CDS encoding glycosyltransferase family 2 protein, encoding MDLSVVVPTLNGRDRLAASLDSLAARAPGAEVVVVNGPSADGTTGMVRERDDVDVLVEIADRCINVARNAGTAVASGDAIALLGFDLRIAEGWADAIRDGLAAASAVSGPISHGERGDSATEPERRTIAGREVTYFSGDNVAFRAATLRHTLDGFDEYLAVGGARDAAHRLAGAGNEVAWLDSMAATRSEDAAPGGPQPHGPDEHDRSWKYRSLSYRLTKNYGPRPTVARRTLSHAAADAADAARAVLGGDGTPTSWFSNGRGVVTGMARGSADGLTARARDRTPARNPNGLSLERERAVAVYDWRK
- a CDS encoding radical SAM protein is translated as MTDPGSLSVTIVDGYVDEPAHFGVPPYISTYPRFTAGALVDAGVPEESITYHTIDELREDRMKWGDVADADLFVYVGGMTVPGKYVGGTPAEPDEVKELAWTADGVTLLGGPVRFGVGEENAGAQDMERKDLDYEFVAKGDIEAAAYDLVDSGLEGFNNRMRDNEELDRWASKGAFVVEQHPNHPDYLIAELETSRGCAYRCSFCTEPLYGNPAFRTPGSVVEEVDRLSDHGVEHFRLGRQADILAFGGDGEAPNPDALQELYGGIREVAPDLGTLHLDNMNPVTITDYPEASKEAIEIIAEHNTPGDTAAFGLESADPVVQEQNNLLVTAEECLEAVRIVNEAGGWRPAENRLPKLLPGINLVHGLQGERPETYDHNRRFLRQVYDEGLMLRRINIRQVMAFAGTEMGDTGADIAKEHKAQFQDYKKAVREQVDNPMLQRVAPPGTVLPNVHLEYHQDGKTFGRQLGTYPLLVGIPGERELGRAIDVAIVDHGYRSVTGVPYPLDVNAASMDELTTIPGVSSGRAGDIVVSRPYESVAEVDEVAEVDLSRFATVGDAEVDVTRTFEPSGRAD
- a CDS encoding TRAM domain-containing protein — encoded protein: MEISDELLCLFSATVREEGERYVVEVPKREIERGSLSSGDTYRVALINGDTNGGDGDGATQSTTSQRAADGEPQPPVERGEVRYVEVEDIGKQGDGIARVERGYVIIVPGAEVGERVKIEVSEVKSNFAVGEILEE
- a CDS encoding MBL fold metallo-hydrolase, which encodes MSGRTPVERVSVPVETRAPTGATNAYLVGDDPALLVDPAGRTAELDALVDEREIGTIALTHTHPDHVGAVADYAAETGAELLARRPDRFAAATGVDADRRIGEESEITTGAGAVTVLDTPGHAVDHVAFELPDGGVISGDLAVAEGSVVVGAPEGDLRAYLTALRRLWARNPDRLLPGHGPTMVAGTGSDGPTPRESLERLIAHRLRRERSVRSAVRGGAADIDAVLDAAYEKDLTGVRDLARATVLAHVEKLAVEGSVTWDPAHGRVGRS
- a CDS encoding amidohydrolase family protein translates to MLELEHGFRVVDVHTRLDPDEEAVAVRGRQVSPERLEREMHQAGVERAAASPGRTPRGEGYLRANNAVARLSIDRPIIAFARLGGPRSVKRVVGPLVNAVSRPRSHHTTAGDVEQYAYDDRYHGFTLDPAHDGLPTEPVLDELAATDDPVVVHGGEQYPPSAVAETLLDRGFPVVLSSFGGYPLNEDLMRSALDLLGEYDDLYLDTAYVPDRDVLEKGLLEHPDRILFGSGAPSVHPNVGVMEILTLDVPEDAMRRAFTKNPARVVPGLLPDL
- a CDS encoding class I SAM-dependent methyltransferase, whose translation is MKGKEWYQADDVAEEYDAKRFSRGGRLIDRREKQAVLDAIGPVEDRSVLEIACGTGRFTVMMAERGADIVGLDISEAMLAQGRAKAHKAGVDDHVEFMRGDAARLPFPDDHFDTVVAMRFFHLAPTPRKFMAEMARVSKEQVFFDTFNDFSTRVLYNRLLPMGSHLYGRDEVHDLLDSAGLELADAEHDFVLPYGFYRKIPDAMAGQFRRLDTAIGGSSLGEKLCSVSWWNARVE